A stretch of Choristoneura fumiferana chromosome 29, NRCan_CFum_1, whole genome shotgun sequence DNA encodes these proteins:
- the LOC141444156 gene encoding probable ATP-dependent RNA helicase DHX35 isoform X1, which yields MAELPLRPMCAKMLCNSGEYGCVDEALAIASMLQVDGIFTKNATGKDNIAARVSRRNNFEVAEGDIIMYLNVFDSYMKVKNSSSDQKRSKNACRDWCQKMYVNHRVMEKACDIRESLEKLVKRKFGIENKTFEGFDLGTEKCKRVMKCVLSGFFPQAAHLSTDSTYRGIRGAVLHISPDSCLYRVQQPKWVVFASVQSTGDKTYMRDMMTIDKEWLLEIAPHYYKQS from the exons GTGAATACGGTTGCGTAGATGAGGCCCTGGCAATAGCTAGCATGCTGCAAGTCGACGGTATATTCACTAAAAACGCTACAGGAAAGGACAATATCGCTGCTCGGGTATCAAGAAGGAATAATTTTGag gtaGCAGAAGGCGAcataataatgtatttgaacGTATTTGATTCGTACATGAAAGTGAAAAACTCTAGTTCGGACCAAAAACGGTCAAAGAACGCGTGCAGAGACTGGTGTCAAAAGATGTATGTGAACCACAGAGTTATGGAGAAG GCGTGTGACATAAGGGAGAGCCTTGAGAAACTAGTGAAGCGAAAGTTTGGGATCGAGAATAAAACGTTCGAAGGATTTGATTTGGGaacag AGAAATGCAAACGTGTAATGAAATGCGTGCTATCAGGATTCTTCCCGCAAGCTGCTCATTTGAGCACAGATTCAACGTACAGAGGCATCAGAGGCGCCGTGCTGCACATCAGCCCGGACAGCTGTTTGTATAGAGTGCAGCAGCCGAAATG ggTGGTGTTTGCCAGTGTACAAAGTACGGGAGACAAGACGTACATGCGTGATATGATGACGATTGACAAGGAATGGCTTTTAGAAATAGCACCACACTATTATAAGCAGAGTTAA
- the LOC141444156 gene encoding probable ATP-dependent RNA helicase DHX35 isoform X2, with the protein MAELPLRPMCAKMLCNSGEYGCVDEALAIASMLQVDGIFTKNATGKDNIAARVSRRNNFEACDIRESLEKLVKRKFGIENKTFEGFDLGTEKCKRVMKCVLSGFFPQAAHLSTDSTYRGIRGAVLHISPDSCLYRVQQPKWVVFASVQSTGDKTYMRDMMTIDKEWLLEIAPHYYKQS; encoded by the exons GTGAATACGGTTGCGTAGATGAGGCCCTGGCAATAGCTAGCATGCTGCAAGTCGACGGTATATTCACTAAAAACGCTACAGGAAAGGACAATATCGCTGCTCGGGTATCAAGAAGGAATAATTTTGag GCGTGTGACATAAGGGAGAGCCTTGAGAAACTAGTGAAGCGAAAGTTTGGGATCGAGAATAAAACGTTCGAAGGATTTGATTTGGGaacag AGAAATGCAAACGTGTAATGAAATGCGTGCTATCAGGATTCTTCCCGCAAGCTGCTCATTTGAGCACAGATTCAACGTACAGAGGCATCAGAGGCGCCGTGCTGCACATCAGCCCGGACAGCTGTTTGTATAGAGTGCAGCAGCCGAAATG ggTGGTGTTTGCCAGTGTACAAAGTACGGGAGACAAGACGTACATGCGTGATATGATGACGATTGACAAGGAATGGCTTTTAGAAATAGCACCACACTATTATAAGCAGAGTTAA